The following are encoded in a window of Maridesulfovibrio ferrireducens genomic DNA:
- a CDS encoding DegT/DnrJ/EryC1/StrS family aminotransferase, which translates to MNQIKFLDVGWTYTTLAAKMDAAAKRVLESGWYVLGAEVKAFEEEFAHYTGAKYCIGTGNGLDALELTLRAAGVGVGDDVLVPSNTFIATWLAVTRTGANIIPVEPIEATYNMDPENLEQALTPNTKAIIPVHLYGQPADMDPIMAFAEEHSLFVVTDAAQAHGSFYKGRMSGTLGHAAAFSFYPGKNLGAFGDGGAITTTDATIAKKISSIGNYGSSEKYVHESLGFNSRLDEIQAAFLRVKLDVLDDWNWRRRNIADIYLQGLKDTPLILPVVAEWAQPVWHLFVVRCEGREGLISHLRENGIHTGIHYPTPPHKQGAYKHMAHLSLPISEAIHREVVSLPIGPHMTAEQAERVVNSINEFYH; encoded by the coding sequence GTGAATCAAATTAAATTTCTTGATGTCGGCTGGACCTACACAACTCTTGCAGCCAAAATGGATGCTGCAGCCAAACGAGTTCTTGAATCAGGATGGTATGTATTAGGCGCTGAAGTAAAAGCTTTTGAGGAAGAATTTGCGCACTATACCGGAGCCAAGTACTGCATTGGTACCGGAAACGGTTTGGACGCGCTGGAACTAACACTCAGAGCGGCAGGAGTGGGAGTCGGAGACGATGTTCTTGTCCCCTCAAATACATTTATTGCTACATGGCTCGCAGTTACCCGCACCGGGGCAAATATTATTCCGGTAGAACCTATTGAAGCCACCTATAATATGGACCCTGAAAATCTTGAGCAGGCCTTAACTCCCAACACAAAAGCCATCATCCCTGTTCATCTCTACGGGCAACCCGCAGACATGGACCCCATCATGGCTTTTGCTGAAGAGCATTCTCTTTTTGTTGTAACAGATGCCGCGCAGGCCCACGGCTCCTTCTACAAAGGCAGAATGAGCGGAACTCTCGGCCATGCCGCGGCTTTCAGTTTCTACCCGGGCAAAAATCTCGGAGCATTCGGTGACGGCGGTGCCATTACAACCACGGACGCAACCATTGCTAAAAAAATAAGCTCAATCGGGAACTATGGTTCATCTGAAAAATACGTACACGAATCTCTTGGATTCAACAGCCGGTTAGATGAAATACAGGCAGCTTTTCTGCGCGTTAAACTTGATGTCCTCGACGACTGGAACTGGCGCAGAAGGAATATTGCGGATATTTATTTGCAGGGACTGAAAGACACCCCGCTGATTCTACCCGTTGTTGCTGAATGGGCACAACCGGTATGGCATCTTTTTGTCGTACGCTGTGAAGGTAGAGAAGGACTAATCTCTCACCTTAGAGAGAATGGTATTCATACAGGAATTCACTACCCAACTCCGCCGCACAAACAAGGTGCATACAAGCACATGGCACACTTATCCTTACCGATCAGTGAAGCTATCCATCGCGAAGTTGTATCATTGCCCATCGGACCGCACATGACCGCCGAACAAGCGGAGCGTGTCGTAAACTCTATTAATGAATTCTACCACTAG
- a CDS encoding type II secretion system protein: MPDKNGFSLIEIIVALTIAATLSITFLGVQRQSALMAQISKDSWNVLNLSQDILAHKYPDGLAVVSSGWIPWPGPPEGHFRVGLETISSIGVGHYLIETQSGDYTMGWKVYRVSHRNQNNR; the protein is encoded by the coding sequence TTGCCGGATAAAAATGGTTTTTCACTCATAGAAATTATAGTGGCTTTGACTATTGCTGCAACTCTTTCCATTACATTTCTAGGAGTGCAACGGCAAAGCGCTTTGATGGCTCAAATTTCTAAAGATTCATGGAATGTATTGAATCTTTCTCAGGATATTCTCGCCCACAAGTACCCCGATGGTCTTGCTGTGGTTTCTTCAGGATGGATTCCATGGCCCGGTCCTCCCGAGGGGCATTTTAGAGTCGGACTTGAAACAATTTCCTCCATAGGTGTCGGTCATTATTTAATAGAGACCCAAAGCGGAGACTATACTATGGGCTGGAAAGTCTATCGGGTTTCTCACAGGAATCAGAACAACCGATGA
- a CDS encoding WD40 repeat domain-containing protein, protein MKKISMLFLIMSFMFLFSGCFGSGGPSPAIDEPSLISNDSLDVAHLVGNRPATLPELVQYAASQQYSSLDSIYNRPPEGMTGNYFVQLSEGHEIVHLSENVTFLVQKENVLAEGFKNGLIRIYGGPGCPSVQTSSEPVNEISWFPGSAVLAATSGTNGFVEVFKVDNCSRILVADVNSTIDKFAISPKGSWLAIIDEARRLWVGPASGPFNQIHRFMREPLMLSFSDGEGILMAVDVVGELNMWSPLKGGQIFSNKIKGGPFSSVKADGPYLDMVTEAGGRFRWDVGQRARSSYNESEDSFYLKNGVVSYRSPRKRLSRKVFFGPVSIEVSRSPSAKAFRVNDIDGEMRYYSSVTGEPLEGIQDLADWKKVSVGRNFSFSERGRSFVLAEPIAQREFQRLYCRFIPSKGYFLWWDKAARPDDYFRSRGMLPRREGLSEQSPLKWEPLEVGKIDIRDIH, encoded by the coding sequence ATGAAAAAAATATCCATGCTGTTTTTGATAATGTCTTTCATGTTTCTTTTTTCGGGTTGTTTCGGCTCAGGAGGACCGTCTCCGGCTATTGATGAGCCTTCTCTCATTTCAAATGATAGCCTTGACGTTGCCCACCTTGTCGGGAACAGGCCTGCCACTCTTCCTGAATTGGTGCAGTACGCCGCGTCCCAGCAGTACTCTTCACTGGATAGTATTTATAACCGTCCTCCCGAAGGTATGACCGGAAATTACTTTGTCCAGCTGAGTGAAGGGCACGAAATTGTGCATCTTTCGGAAAATGTAACATTCCTTGTTCAAAAGGAAAATGTTCTTGCGGAAGGTTTTAAAAATGGACTTATCAGAATTTATGGGGGGCCGGGCTGTCCTTCGGTGCAAACTTCCTCTGAGCCGGTTAATGAAATTTCATGGTTTCCGGGTTCTGCAGTTTTGGCTGCAACCTCAGGGACTAACGGTTTTGTAGAAGTTTTTAAAGTTGATAATTGCTCACGAATTTTAGTGGCAGATGTTAACAGTACTATTGATAAATTTGCTATATCTCCCAAAGGTTCCTGGCTTGCTATTATTGATGAGGCCCGCAGACTTTGGGTAGGACCAGCCTCCGGTCCTTTCAATCAGATTCACCGGTTTATGCGTGAGCCGCTTATGCTTTCTTTTTCCGATGGAGAAGGAATTTTAATGGCAGTTGATGTAGTCGGTGAATTGAATATGTGGAGCCCTCTTAAGGGGGGGCAGATTTTCAGTAATAAAATAAAGGGCGGACCTTTTTCTTCCGTTAAAGCAGATGGTCCTTATTTAGATATGGTCACGGAAGCGGGAGGCCGGTTTCGCTGGGATGTCGGGCAACGCGCACGGTCTTCATATAACGAGAGCGAAGATAGTTTTTATTTAAAAAACGGTGTTGTGTCGTATCGTTCGCCTAGAAAACGGCTTTCAAGAAAAGTCTTTTTCGGTCCTGTTTCTATTGAAGTGTCTAGATCTCCTTCAGCCAAAGCTTTCCGGGTTAATGACATCGACGGTGAGATGCGTTATTACTCCTCCGTTACAGGAGAACCTCTTGAAGGTATTCAGGATCTTGCAGACTGGAAGAAAGTCAGTGTAGGTAGAAATTTCTCTTTTTCGGAAAGAGGTCGTTCTTTTGTTCTTGCGGAGCCTATTGCACAGCGAGAATTTCAACGGTTGTATTGTCGGTTCATACCAAGTAAAGGATATTTTCTATGGTGGGATAAAGCAGCAAGGCCTGATGATTATTTCAGGTCTCGTGGCATGCTCCCCCGCCGTGAAGGTCTTTCGGAACAATCTCCTCTTAAGTGGGAACCTCTTGAAGTTGGTAAAATAGATATTCGGGATATTCATTAA
- a CDS encoding pilus assembly FimT family protein: MPKHSKRNRSGGFTFIELLIVLIIVGIGWFTLMPNLDLAGNGEEDTLNLVNAFVYKARTDAVETDSRQTLYIDFENGILRWKEEETALPGRVVSGHLNEEPLGGEGVDFSIYPEGFSDEVRLVFADGVTFVLDPLSVRFLEM; encoded by the coding sequence ATGCCTAAGCATTCAAAGCGAAACCGCTCGGGCGGATTTACATTTATTGAACTGTTGATTGTTCTTATAATTGTGGGCATAGGCTGGTTTACGCTTATGCCCAATCTTGATCTTGCGGGTAACGGGGAAGAGGATACTCTGAACCTTGTTAACGCTTTTGTTTATAAAGCACGGACCGATGCTGTTGAAACTGATTCCAGACAGACCCTTTATATCGATTTTGAAAACGGTATTTTGAGATGGAAGGAAGAAGAAACAGCCCTTCCCGGCAGAGTAGTCAGCGGGCACCTGAATGAAGAACCACTCGGCGGAGAGGGTGTTGATTTTTCCATTTATCCGGAAGGATTCAGTGACGAGGTCAGGCTTGTTTTTGCCGATGGCGTGACTTTTGTTCTGGACCCTTTGTCTGTAAGGTTTTTGGAGATGTAA
- the gspM gene encoding type II secretion system protein GspM codes for MELERFFIWQDWPAEKQKLFFAALVAALAFVLFLIWSGLHESQLSAGRTTLQSKLQYSKTVPLVEQLKAGEASRGALIDREPMTAAQQVARDLGLDNRLTSIRPLQAGSSSGEGVQVVLEALNLPEVVSLMRDFNVRGGLKVTSFTINHRLDSPDLADVQIILVR; via the coding sequence ATGGAACTGGAAAGATTTTTTATCTGGCAGGATTGGCCTGCTGAAAAGCAAAAGTTATTCTTCGCTGCACTTGTTGCGGCGTTGGCCTTTGTGCTTTTTCTGATCTGGTCCGGTTTGCATGAAAGTCAGTTAAGCGCAGGGCGGACAACCCTTCAAAGTAAGCTGCAATATAGTAAAACGGTTCCTCTTGTTGAGCAGCTTAAAGCTGGAGAAGCTTCACGCGGAGCTCTTATTGACCGTGAACCGATGACCGCCGCTCAGCAGGTTGCCCGGGATTTGGGGCTTGATAACAGGTTGACTTCTATCAGGCCTCTTCAGGCCGGAAGTAGCTCCGGTGAAGGGGTACAGGTTGTTCTTGAAGCTTTGAACCTGCCTGAAGTGGTTTCTCTCATGCGGGATTTTAATGTCCGCGGTGGTTTGAAAGTTACTTCGTTTACAATTAATCATAGGCTGGACTCGCCGGATTTGGCAGATGTACAGATTATTCTTGTCAGGTAG
- a CDS encoding ATP-binding protein, which produces MRSKKNNPESKGKHSYGKTIRNLGERLLSPTKNGGWRLPILAVFYIFAYIFFDMMVDSPIRHYIFCIVLVVSSLYFSWRIGGRETMTYVGFFNIFFAFIFSRLLYMTGSFSSKLFLSRSFMVLYVTAIIFMFIMTKRKSPADIDKITREKSIRDEQQKRRQLELMVATEKLTGDMIVQANMVKDELMVLQNSWKSQIHTIINDLPKVKERELYNQIVTPFEESIVEHLRGLENRLSFRPQLIGLDELAKLLKQNLDSDKKRFQKKLDAAFNFKGWETRVEEIYIDRYKTWEILLNLLRNSQTAMELRQIELLRKGSEEFKAYVPRLAIIADIAGKNARIRVLDTGGGVPEDGLQDLFKRAVPSTKRQGKAMGQGTLFVKFFGDNMGFDISASNTEALGSKGLEVSILIPLGTFGPAGAIPAGETA; this is translated from the coding sequence ATGAGAAGCAAAAAAAATAATCCCGAATCAAAGGGAAAACACAGCTACGGGAAAACCATCCGCAACTTAGGCGAAAGGTTATTAAGTCCTACTAAAAATGGAGGATGGCGACTGCCTATCCTCGCTGTTTTCTATATATTTGCGTACATTTTTTTCGACATGATGGTAGACAGCCCTATCCGCCATTACATTTTCTGCATAGTCTTGGTGGTTTCGAGTCTTTATTTCTCATGGCGTATCGGCGGCAGAGAAACCATGACTTACGTAGGTTTTTTTAATATCTTTTTTGCCTTTATTTTTTCGCGCCTGCTTTACATGACAGGAAGTTTTTCATCAAAATTATTTTTGAGCCGTTCTTTTATGGTACTGTACGTCACGGCGATTATTTTTATGTTTATTATGACCAAGCGGAAATCTCCGGCGGACATAGATAAAATAACCCGAGAAAAATCCATCCGGGATGAGCAGCAAAAACGCAGACAACTGGAACTAATGGTTGCCACCGAAAAGCTTACCGGCGACATGATCGTACAGGCGAACATGGTAAAAGATGAATTAATGGTCCTTCAGAATTCATGGAAATCTCAAATTCATACTATAATTAATGATCTGCCCAAAGTAAAAGAGCGAGAACTGTATAATCAGATAGTCACTCCTTTCGAAGAAAGCATCGTGGAACATTTACGAGGACTTGAAAACAGATTATCCTTCAGACCTCAACTGATAGGACTTGATGAACTGGCAAAACTGCTGAAACAGAATCTTGATAGTGACAAAAAAAGATTCCAGAAAAAACTGGATGCCGCTTTCAATTTCAAAGGTTGGGAAACAAGAGTAGAAGAAATCTACATTGACCGTTACAAAACTTGGGAAATACTGCTAAATCTTTTAAGAAACAGCCAGACAGCAATGGAACTTAGACAGATAGAACTGCTCCGTAAGGGAAGCGAAGAATTCAAAGCCTATGTTCCGCGACTTGCCATAATAGCCGATATCGCAGGTAAAAACGCAAGGATAAGAGTTCTGGATACTGGCGGCGGCGTTCCTGAAGACGGATTGCAGGATCTTTTTAAAAGGGCTGTCCCTTCAACAAAACGACAAGGCAAAGCTATGGGACAGGGAACTCTTTTTGTAAAATTTTTCGGAGACAACATGGGATTTGACATCTCAGCCTCAAATACTGAAGCTCTCGGTTCAAAAGGACTCGAAGTATCCATACTTATACCCCTCGGGACATTCGGACCCGCCGGGGCTATTCCCGCAGGAGAAACAGCATGA
- a CDS encoding response regulator translates to MSPVQEQLFFVLADDDPRLHEYTVSILREAGLLEKHESFYDPVSFLAFLKESEEEPDVILLDVHFEGSGLSGVDILPFIREEYPYIPVILLTGMDAEATDEAQSDVFTFFIPKPVTEDHLLRMLHFYLGKSKKSAEKISTLMDEMEEVKGYHQLLEQEVEELQTEQRRLESLSKGEKSDGKGFEKVSDILESLLTKSQPMPSFIADLEKLYSTQFKLFKKVIETLIRFDVQDSGTPGMNIHKVQGTQNVFSARLSRKVRLFYYSSAKTARKRLIRLDIYHDTKGMDKWIKNNYHSYAENEE, encoded by the coding sequence ATGAGCCCGGTTCAGGAACAACTCTTCTTTGTATTGGCGGACGATGACCCACGCTTGCATGAATACACAGTTTCAATTCTTCGCGAAGCCGGACTTCTCGAAAAGCATGAATCTTTCTATGATCCTGTTTCCTTTCTGGCATTCTTAAAAGAATCCGAAGAAGAACCGGATGTAATTCTGCTCGATGTGCACTTCGAAGGATCAGGATTAAGCGGAGTTGATATACTTCCCTTTATCCGTGAAGAATATCCGTATATTCCTGTTATTTTGTTGACTGGAATGGACGCAGAAGCAACAGACGAAGCTCAGTCTGATGTTTTCACTTTTTTCATTCCCAAGCCGGTTACTGAGGATCATCTTCTCAGAATGCTTCACTTTTATCTCGGCAAGAGTAAAAAAAGTGCAGAAAAAATCAGCACCCTTATGGATGAAATGGAAGAGGTCAAAGGATACCATCAGCTTCTGGAGCAGGAAGTTGAAGAACTCCAGACGGAACAACGCAGGCTTGAATCTCTTTCCAAAGGAGAAAAATCAGATGGTAAGGGATTTGAAAAAGTCTCGGACATTCTTGAATCTCTTCTAACGAAGAGTCAGCCTATGCCGAGCTTTATTGCAGACCTTGAAAAGCTTTATTCAACCCAGTTCAAACTATTCAAAAAAGTTATTGAAACCCTTATACGCTTTGATGTGCAGGACTCCGGCACTCCGGGTATGAATATCCACAAGGTTCAAGGTACTCAAAACGTATTCAGTGCAAGATTGTCACGAAAAGTACGCCTTTTCTATTATAGCTCAGCCAAGACCGCCAGAAAAAGGCTAATAAGACTGGACATTTACCATGACACTAAGGGTATGGACAAGTGGATTAAAAACAACTACCATTCTTACGCTGAAAATGAAGAATAG
- a CDS encoding prepilin-type N-terminal cleavage/methylation domain-containing protein, which produces MSTPFAKMEYPDMRQGGFSLIEVLIGLMLSGLLMSMVAMVLGQSITNNEVIRSNVSLSSRMFTLRRILHRDLQNRMIGGGIGVNADGFELVSTNNFLEDGAVAVDVLWDFSGNMIRRSERSEKIEYENSFQLMRGVTSWTLELLDGKNGSWISAAQYKARALSAKSSIKALRLNLVFEDGQRILIVERIPYAFE; this is translated from the coding sequence ATGAGTACTCCTTTTGCAAAAATGGAGTATCCCGATATGCGACAGGGCGGTTTTTCGCTTATTGAAGTATTAATCGGTCTGATGCTTTCAGGGTTGCTGATGAGTATGGTGGCGATGGTTCTTGGTCAGTCCATAACCAATAATGAAGTCATACGCTCAAATGTCAGCCTTTCTTCCCGCATGTTCACTCTTCGGCGTATTCTGCACCGCGATCTGCAAAATAGAATGATCGGGGGGGGGATAGGGGTAAACGCTGACGGTTTCGAACTTGTTTCTACAAATAATTTTCTTGAGGATGGAGCTGTTGCAGTAGACGTTTTATGGGATTTTTCCGGAAACATGATTCGTAGATCTGAACGATCTGAAAAAATTGAATATGAAAATTCATTTCAACTGATGCGCGGTGTTACTTCTTGGACTCTGGAATTATTAGACGGAAAAAATGGTTCATGGATTTCTGCTGCTCAGTACAAGGCTAGGGCGTTAAGTGCAAAATCTTCAATAAAAGCTTTAAGATTAAATTTGGTGTTTGAAGATGGTCAGCGCATTTTGATTGTTGAAAGGATTCCCTATGCTTTTGAATAA
- a CDS encoding sugar 3,4-ketoisomerase produces MINEDKPHIIDLPKIEDNRGNLTFIENSRHIPFDIKRVYYLYDVPGGESRGGHAHKELRQYIIAASGSFDVVLDDGKNKTTFSLNRSYYGLYIPKMTWRELENFSSGSVCLVLASEYYDPTDYYYTYEDFLKAVNERESN; encoded by the coding sequence ATGATAAATGAAGACAAACCTCACATTATAGATCTTCCCAAAATAGAAGATAACCGTGGCAACCTGACTTTCATTGAAAACAGCCGACATATTCCCTTTGATATCAAAAGGGTGTACTATTTATATGATGTTCCGGGTGGTGAGTCCCGGGGTGGGCATGCTCATAAAGAGTTAAGGCAATATATCATTGCAGCATCAGGCAGCTTCGATGTTGTCCTTGATGACGGAAAAAACAAAACGACATTTTCGCTGAATCGTTCCTACTACGGGTTGTATATTCCCAAAATGACATGGCGCGAACTTGAAAATTTTTCATCAGGATCCGTTTGTCTGGTTCTGGCTTCGGAATACTATGACCCTACTGACTATTACTACACTTACGAAGACTTCTTAAAGGCGGTGAACGAACGTGAATCAAATTAA
- the gspG gene encoding type II secretion system major pseudopilin GspG — MEERKIRILERRKSQRGFSLIELMIVIVILGLLASMLVPKIMDRPNEARVTKAKMDMKALDSALKLYKLDTGRYPSTEQGLMALITKPDTRPIPRNYRKGGYLDSTTAPVDPWGYEYIYRSPGEDDRDYEIISLGADGMEGGEDFDADINSWE; from the coding sequence ATGGAAGAAAGAAAAATTCGTATTTTAGAACGTCGGAAAAGTCAGCGTGGATTCAGTCTTATCGAGTTGATGATTGTTATCGTAATTTTAGGGCTTTTGGCATCCATGCTTGTTCCTAAAATTATGGACAGGCCGAATGAGGCAAGAGTTACCAAAGCCAAGATGGATATGAAAGCTCTGGATTCAGCCTTGAAGCTTTATAAGCTTGATACCGGCAGATATCCTTCCACTGAGCAGGGGCTTATGGCTCTGATTACCAAACCTGATACCCGTCCGATTCCCCGTAATTACCGTAAAGGCGGATATCTTGATTCTACCACCGCTCCTGTTGATCCTTGGGGATATGAATATATTTACAGAAGTCCGGGTGAAGATGATCGTGATTACGAAATTATTTCGCTTGGAGCTGATGGAATGGAAGGCGGCGAAGATTTTGACGCAGACATCAATAGCTGGGAATAG
- a CDS encoding type II secretion system protein GspK encodes MLLNKSNEKSKGVVLVLVLVIFMALSGLTLMTIEVSSRGAVAASRMRGEYEAHFAAEEILYLVYQRLRDDKTPFSDSSKESWVGAWESDGSSYIVTPCNAKVNLNELSKVSDPKKIFSIMERILPGGVDTNRLLGSLGNWVGKRVNPVLQKMDRFYYASQYPSYAPSKSELKTPEEVLLVSGWREFDPTWIGDTFTVWGSEKLNINFVSRETLLAYIPKLGLKVDKIIYWRDTRGFTDLSQVLSVAGIQSDSNLYRDMLSYLTVRSSYFEVLVTSEVTGCKVIKRYILSRPENFQDQLPKLVFQNDVSVTFTDNR; translated from the coding sequence ATGCTTTTGAATAAAAGTAACGAAAAATCAAAAGGTGTTGTGCTGGTCCTTGTGCTGGTTATTTTTATGGCTCTTTCAGGACTCACATTGATGACCATCGAGGTCAGTTCGCGTGGCGCTGTGGCGGCTTCCCGGATGCGCGGTGAATATGAAGCTCATTTTGCTGCGGAAGAAATATTATATCTGGTTTATCAGCGGCTTCGAGATGACAAAACTCCGTTTTCAGATTCTTCCAAGGAATCTTGGGTCGGAGCATGGGAGTCGGATGGTTCTTCTTATATTGTAACTCCTTGTAATGCGAAAGTTAATCTTAACGAATTGTCAAAAGTTTCGGACCCCAAAAAGATTTTTTCTATTATGGAAAGAATTCTTCCCGGCGGGGTTGATACGAATAGATTGCTTGGAAGTTTGGGAAATTGGGTAGGCAAACGTGTTAATCCTGTGCTGCAAAAAATGGATAGGTTTTATTACGCCTCTCAGTATCCTTCATATGCCCCATCAAAAAGTGAACTTAAAACCCCGGAAGAAGTTCTGCTTGTCAGTGGCTGGCGAGAGTTTGACCCTACATGGATAGGGGACACTTTTACGGTGTGGGGCAGTGAAAAACTTAATATAAATTTTGTTTCGCGAGAGACATTACTTGCTTATATACCGAAGCTTGGGCTGAAGGTAGACAAAATTATTTATTGGCGTGACACGAGAGGTTTTACGGATTTAAGTCAGGTTCTTTCTGTCGCCGGAATTCAGTCAGACTCTAACCTTTATCGTGATATGCTGAGTTATCTGACTGTCAGATCAAGTTATTTTGAGGTTCTGGTGACTTCTGAAGTGACAGGATGTAAGGTGATTAAAAGGTATATTCTTTCAAGGCCGGAGAATTTTCAGGATCAGCTTCCGAAACTTGTTTTTCAAAATGATGTGTCGGTTACTTTTACGGATAATCGTTAG
- a CDS encoding glycosyltransferase family 2 protein, giving the protein MNRITGLVLTYNGERLLDEALTSLSFCSELLIIDSGSSDSTLEIAKKHNARIVHNDWSGAIEQHRFAVTQITTPWVVTIDQDEIVSPELAKNIIKELDNPADVDGFYCARKSWYFNRFILHSGWYPDKLFRIYRPEGITIGGIRPHEELRPKTKAGNIAGDIIHYPYENFNQHLEKINYYTQDAAEDLYSRGKRGSLAGAVGHGIGKFFKQYLLKMGFLDGRAGFIIAVHGFFYTFQKYIRLTELELKDKK; this is encoded by the coding sequence ATGAACCGCATTACAGGATTAGTCCTGACGTATAATGGAGAACGGCTGTTAGATGAAGCTCTAACAAGCCTTTCTTTTTGTTCTGAACTACTGATTATTGATTCAGGCTCCTCAGACTCCACGCTGGAAATTGCCAAAAAACATAATGCCCGCATAGTTCACAATGACTGGAGCGGAGCTATTGAGCAACATCGATTCGCGGTCACTCAAATTACGACTCCGTGGGTCGTGACCATTGATCAGGATGAAATAGTTTCCCCGGAACTTGCAAAAAACATAATTAAAGAACTTGATAATCCCGCAGATGTAGACGGTTTTTACTGTGCTCGAAAATCATGGTACTTTAACAGATTCATTCTCCACAGCGGCTGGTATCCCGATAAACTTTTCCGCATATATAGACCGGAAGGAATCACTATCGGAGGCATCAGACCGCATGAGGAACTTCGACCTAAAACAAAAGCCGGAAATATTGCGGGAGATATAATTCATTACCCATATGAAAACTTCAACCAGCACCTTGAGAAAATAAACTACTATACTCAGGACGCAGCTGAAGACCTTTACTCCCGGGGTAAACGAGGATCTTTAGCCGGAGCTGTAGGACATGGGATCGGTAAATTTTTCAAGCAATACCTGCTTAAAATGGGATTTCTGGATGGCCGCGCCGGATTTATTATTGCTGTTCACGGCTTCTTTTACACCTTTCAAAAATATATCCGGCTAACCGAACTGGAACTGAAGGATAAGAAATGA
- a CDS encoding class I SAM-dependent methyltransferase, which produces MILNNILSYAKCVLLEVLEPGSIAIDATVGNGYDTVFLAQQVGREGRVYGFDVQEDAIEQTREKLNEECLPKNWKLFHTGHENMLDVIPAKYHGEVSVVVFNLGFLPGSDKSVVTKAETTLKALESSLKMLAVGGLVCIAIYAGHPGGEEEDVAVREFCSTLDYHSVRVIQSEMTNKPGFPIRLLFLAKLK; this is translated from the coding sequence ATGATTCTTAATAATATTCTATCCTACGCAAAATGCGTTCTTCTTGAAGTACTAGAACCTGGCTCTATCGCGATTGATGCCACTGTCGGGAATGGGTATGACACGGTTTTTCTTGCTCAGCAGGTGGGACGTGAGGGACGCGTTTACGGTTTTGATGTGCAGGAAGACGCTATTGAGCAGACTCGTGAGAAGCTTAATGAGGAATGCCTGCCTAAGAATTGGAAGTTATTTCATACCGGGCATGAAAATATGCTGGATGTTATTCCTGCCAAATATCATGGCGAGGTCAGCGTTGTAGTCTTTAATCTCGGTTTTCTTCCGGGTAGCGACAAGAGTGTTGTTACTAAAGCTGAGACTACTTTAAAGGCTCTTGAATCTTCTTTGAAGATGCTTGCTGTCGGCGGGCTTGTTTGTATCGCTATTTATGCCGGACATCCCGGTGGTGAAGAAGAGGATGTTGCGGTCCGGGAATTTTGCAGCACCCTTGATTATCATTCAGTGCGGGTAATTCAGAGCGAAATGACGAATAAACCCGGATTTCCTATCAGGCTGCTGTTCTTGGCAAAGCTTAAGTAG